Genomic window (Salvelinus alpinus chromosome 13, SLU_Salpinus.1, whole genome shotgun sequence):
CCTTGTGGATAAAATGCAATGGTTTTacattattttaattaaaatgATAAGTCATCATGAAACCAGTTGGAAGTTCATGTTATCTTTGCAGAGACTCAGATGCACCACCTACCACCAATAGAGTGATTTTGTTGTCTTATCATGTGTCTTTGTTCTCTATGGTTCAGCCAGCTGCACGTATGGTAGCCTCCTTCCCTTCCAACAATTGGATTCTGATTCCTTACAAAAACATATGCAGTGCTCCCATAACCATCATAACCATTTTATATTACAGTGCTATTACATCAGGAGAGACAAtgggcacacacacagccagtgaTTGGTGTTATTTGGAACAGGACTGGCACCTCTCCAGTCCATCAGGGTAGCAGGCCTGGCATCGCAGCACACTGATAGACTCATTGAAGCGGTTGGCCAGCATGGACAGCTTACTGCCATGGCATAGAGAGCAGGGGGCACTGCCCGAACCTCCACAATGCTGGCAGTCAGACACTGCATCCTGCtggaggcacacacacatacacacagtgtcACTAACAACCCAGAGAAGCACTGCCACCCATGTCAACTCATATGACATATCATTACTAATGAATCCAACAAAATGGTAGAAAAGTACAAGTCAAAAAAAGATGACCTGGGTCCAAACAGAGAATGTTAAAAAGGcaacgaagagagagagaaaaaatgaaaTATTAGAACATATGGAGAGGCAGAGGAAATGAGAAACccattgagagaaagagagatgagttaggaatggaaagacagagagagaatggggggagcgagggggagagcaagagggagggggagagagggggggagagcgagGCGAggcgagggggagaggggaagggggagagagacggagagcgagaggggggagaggggggagggggagagagagggggagaaagaagcAGAGAGTGCAACTGGCAATCAGTTGAAGAAGCGACCATGGGGAATTACTGAGAGTATCCCGGCTCATAAATGGCAGCAGAGAAATTGAGTAGTCATCACTATCTGCGCAGTCGGTAGGCAGAGACGGGAGACCATGTGgttagagaaagacagagaagggGATAGCATTGCTGAAGCATATTAACACGGAGCAAGGTGTTCTGGTCAGGCATTTTTACCCCGTCCTGTCGATGGGTGCTCTGCTCCTCCCCGTCCTGTGGGTGTGTGCTCTGCTCCTCCCCGTGAGCACAGAGGGCGTTGGGCCTCCTCTTGCCCCCTCTGTTACGCCCCTGTGAGTTCTCGTCCACTCCCCCCGGGGTCTGAGGATGTCGCCCCGTTCCTTCTTCCCTCCGAGGGGCCCGGATGATCCGCAGATTGCTGGTGTAGATTATTATCTTTCCGAAGTCCAATACTGAAGACTAGAGGGCAAACAAAAAGCATGGTCATGGTCTTTGATGTGCATTACTTAGTACAAAGTAGTTgatgtctctttgttaacaacagagGCGTCGCTCCTaatggccggtgattttaatgcaggaaaactgaaatccatttCACCTCATTTCTACCACCATGTCACCTGTGCAATTTGAGGGGtgaaaaaactctagatcaccttcactCCATACATAgaaacgcatacaaagctctctctcatcctccatttggcaaatctgacaataactctatcctccggattcctgcttacaagctaaaactcatacaggaagtaccagtgacatgctcaatacggaagtggtccgatgaagtggATGCTAAGCAACAGGATtgtttcactagcacagactggaatatgttctgagaCTCATCTGAAAGCATTGAGGagtaccacatcagtcactggctttattaaTAAGTTCATCGACAACGACGTCccaacagtgaccgtacgtacttatcccaaccagaagccatggattaaaggcaacatccacactgagctaaaggctagagctgccgctttcaaggagtgggacactaacctGAGCGTTTATAAGAAGTCCCGCTACGctctctgacgaaccatcaaacaagcagagcgtcaatacaggactaaaatcgaatcatactacacaggCTCTGATGCTCATTGAATGTAGCAGGGCTTCAAACAAGATGCCCAGTTACATGAGCACACCAgactaaatgccttctatgctcacgtcgtggcaagcaacactgaaccatgcgtaAGACTGTGATCACGcactccgtagccaatgtgagcaagaccttgaaacaagttaacattcacaaggccgtagggccagatggattaccaggatgagTACTCAGAGCACCCACTGACCATCTGGCAAGAGTCTTCACtaatattttcaacctctctctgacccagtctgtaatacctacatgtttcaagcagaccaccatagtccctgtgcccaagaactccaaaggtaacctgcctaaattactattGCCTCTTAGcaatcacatctgtagccatgaaatgttttgaaaggctggtcatggctcacatcaacaccatcatcccagacaccctggacccaccctcatttgcatactgccccaacataccgacagatgatgcaatctctattgcactccacactaccatttcccacttggacaaaaggaacagctacatgagaatgctggtcattgactacaactcagcattcaacacaatagtgccctccaagttcatcactaagttaaggacctgggactgggactgaacacctccctctgcaactggatcctggacttcctgacgggaagccaccaggtggtgagggtagacaaCAACAGATCTGCCACGCTGACCGTCAACACGGGGCCCCTTAGAGGTGCGTGCCTAGTCCCCTcaagtactccctgttcacccacgatcgtgtgggtacgactccaacaccatcattaagtttgtcgacaacacaatggtggtaggactgatcactgacgacgatgagacagcctataggaaggaggccagagacctggctgtgtagtgccaggacaacaacctctccctcaacatcagcaagacaaaggagctgattttggactacaggaaaaggaggaccgagcacgccaccattctcatcaacggggctgtagtggcgcaggttgagagcttcaagttccttggtgtccacatcactgatctatcatggtccaaacacaccaacacagttgtgaagagggcacaacaacgcctcttcccactcaggaggctgaaaatatttggcataggCCCTCAGATCCTCCAAATGTTTTAGacctgcaccattgagagcatcttgacttgctgcatcactgcttggtatggcaactgcttgg
Coding sequences:
- the LOC139537789 gene encoding glutaredoxin domain-containing cysteine-rich protein 2, with protein sequence MEELQRKLDKRYDSDQLYDSKPRKVRFKLASSVSGRVLKHVYEDGQELDSPEEKYPHSFHSHKMPRHLEMEQLCGFQDMQDQGLYPPTGLMAQRINVYRGGANYRPSAHSDTPEGVPNSSVLDFGKIIIYTSNLRIIRAPRREEGTGRHPQTPGGVDENSQGRNRGGKRRPNALCAHGEEQSTHPQDGEEQSTHRQDGQDAVSDCQHCGGSGSAPCSLCHGSKLSMLANRFNESISVLRCQACYPDGLERCQSCSK